The genomic window CACACGCCACGCCGCCGTAAAGCGCGCTGGGCGGTTTTCGACGTGCCTGCCACGCTGCCGTAAAGCGCGGCGTCCCACAGTCGTGAAACGGCGGGTGCCGCGCCGCCGTAAAGCGCGCTGGCAGGTTTTCGACGTGCCTGCCACGCTGCCGTAAAGCGCGGCGTCCCACAGTCGTGAAACTAAACACGCCACGCCGCCGTAAAGCGCGCTGGGCGGTTTTCGACGTGCCTGCCACGCTGCCGTAACGCGCGGCGTCCCCTCGCCGTGTAACCGCACAGTCCACGCTGCCCTAGAGCGCGCTGGGCGGTTTTCCGCTGTGCCTGCCGCGCTGCCGTGAGGCGCGGCGTCCCCTCGCCCCGAAGCGGCACACGCCACGCCGCCGTAAAGCGCGGCGGGTGCGTCCGACCTGCCTGCCACACTGCCGTAAAGCGCCGAGCCGTTCAAGCAGCTGTCGCGCTGCAAAGCGTGGAGGAAGATGGCGGCGGTGACGGtgcgggcggccgcggcggagccctgggccgggccgggcgccgcggTGCCGCAGCGGGAGTGGACGTCGGAGCCCGTCAGCACCGGcgtgagtggggctgggggggttgtCGGGCAGCGGGACCCCCCTGGGGGGCTGGTGGGTGTTATGGGGTAGAAGGGagccgcggggggggcggggctacggggctgggggggggctgtggggctgaaggagcccccggggggggctggggctggttaCGGGGCAGAGGGTTCCCCAtagagggctgggggggggggatgtggggcaggagggtctcctctgaggggctggggggggtaaGTTgttgtggggcaggagggggtttgtggggcaggaggaagtccgctgggggctggggcgggggttATGGGGCAGAGGGACCCCCTCCCCCAgcgcagcccctctccccagacCACCATCATGGCCGTGGAGTTCGACGGGGGCGTCGTCATCGGGGCTGACTCCCGCACCACCACCGGGTGAGGGGCGCCGCCGGTGATGTCATCGGTGATGTCACCgcggggggctgtggggccggcggcagcgggggggggtcGCCAGGTGTCCCCAGGCCTGGGGGGTGTCATCGGGGTTGTCGCAGGCAGCCTGCCACCGTGATGTCACCGTGATGTCACCCCCCGAACCCTTGCGAGGGGTCCCAGGTGCCACCCGTTGTCCCCAGACCCTCTGTTGTCACCGTGACGCCTGTCACGCCGTTGTCACCCGGTGCCTGTCACCGTGATGGCACCTGACGTCACCCCGATGTCACCGCCACCGCGCAGGGGTGGTCCCGGGGTTTCACCGGGTGTCCCCGAACCCTCCGTTGTCACGGCGAGGCGGTTGTCACCCGGTCCCTCCTCACGGGGCTTGTCACCCCGGTGCCGCCCGTGACGTCACTACGATGTTACTTGCAGACCACCGGGACCCCCATCATGGGGTTGTCACCCGGTGCCTGTCACCCGCGTTGTccctgctgggacccccccccccaaaaccgtAGGGGGGGGTCTGGGGCAGGTTTGGGTGGGGCGGGGCTGTCGCGGCATTCGCCGCGACGTCACCGCGATGTCACCGCAGGTCGTACGTGGCCAACCGGGTGACGGACAAGCTGACCCCCGTCCACGACCGCATCTTCTGCTGCCGCTCGGGCTCCGCCGCCGACACGCAGGCGGTGGCCGACGCCGTGGCCTATCAGCTGGCCTTCCACAGGTACGTGCCGCCGTCTGTGGGGCGGGAGGAGGTGCGGGGCAGGCGCCGTGGGTCTCACCCCACACGTTCTCCCTGCCCCGCAGCGTGGAGCTGGAGGAGCCGCCCCGGGTGCGGACGGCCGCTCGTCTCTTCCAACAAACCTGTTACCGTTACCGGGAGGAGCTCAGCGCCGGCATCATCGTGGCTGGCTGGGACCCACGccggggggggcaggtggggaggcCTCTGCCCCGTAGCCCTCTCTTCTGCCCCATAGTATTCTTTTCTGTCCTATACTATAGCATCACCTTTTCCACCCTACGGTGCCTCACTCTGCCCTAAAACGTCATGTTTTGCCTCCTAGcattcctttctctgccccatAGGGTTCTGTTTTTTACCCTATAGTGTTTCACTCTGCCCTACAGCATCTCCTTTTGCCGCCTAGCATCTTTCGCTCTGCCCCATAGCACGGGGGCCTTCTGCCCCATGGCATCCCCCCTTCTACCCCGTAGCACTCCCTTCAGCTTTACATACCTCTCTGCCCCACAGCAGATCCTTCTCTGCCCCATAGTGTCCCCTCTCAGCCCCGTAGCATCCCCCCCACCTTGTAACATCTCCGTCTGCCCCATAGCGTatccctctgccccacagcatccccccctctgccccatagccccccccgaccccccctaAAATGTTATGTGGTGCTGTTGGGGGGGCTCCTGCTGCATTCCCCTGCCCCATAGCCCCCCCTCTCTTCCCCATAGACCCCCCTGACcaccccctgtgccccccaggtGTACGTGGTGCCAATGGGGGGGCTCCTCCTGCGGCAGCCCTTTGCCGTGGGGGGGTCGGGCAGCTCCTACATCTATGGGTTCCTGGATGCCGCCTTCCGCCCCGGGATGAGCCGCCCCCAGTGCCAGGAGTTTGTTGCCcgtggtgggtttgggggggctggggggggctggggaaggggagaagtggGTTTAGAGGGGGAtatggggggggttgggggggacatgggggggggttggggggtcctgggggagtCCCAGAGGGCCTTgaggggggcacggggggggttggggggagctggggaaggggagaagtggGTTTAGAGGGGCGtatggtggggtttgggggggcatggggctgggaggcagattttgggggggggtggacaTGGGGGATTAGGGGGGTCCcaggggggcttgggggggggagctggggaaggggacagagggCTTTGGGGGTGacggaggggtttggggggggtcccaggggtcggggggggtgagggagagggggttttggggggacaGGGGAACACGGGGGGGGTGTCTGAGGTGcccccggggggggtccctgaCCCGACCGTGTGTCTctctgtcgtccccccccccctcagcgcTGGCACTGGCGATGGCGAGGGACGGCTCGAGCGGGGGGGTCATCCGGCTGGCGGCCATCACCCAGGCCGGGGGTGGAGCGCAGGGTCCTGGCCGGCCCCGACCTGCCGGGGGGCGACGGCGGCCCCCCCCGCCTGAGGGGACACCCCCAgacctggggggggacacggcggggaCGACGACGGCGTGGGGGGGGACGTACGGGGCAATAAAGGGCTCCGCGCGCTCATTGCCTCTGCCTGTGtactgctgggggggggcggggggctgtgCGTGCCCCCCCTTCTTCTCGTCAGGGCCTCTCACGACATGGGGGGGTCCCTCATGTCGTCGGGTTGAGCGGCAGGAAAAGGGCGGGAACGGCTCGCGCTCGCCGCGCCCCCGGTCTCCTGCCGTTTccccagcgcgcatgcgcgccgctCGGAGGGGAGGGGGCGTGGCGCCGTGAGGGGAGGGGGCGTGGCCAGCCCCCCCAGTCAGCGGCGGAGCCGCAGCCGGGCCCGGCCCGTCccgggggggggtgagggggggtccCCGGTCCCTCCTCGGCTTAACgggcccgccccctcccccgcaAAGCCATGGCGGGTCCCGTTCCCGCCGGCGGGTTGGATGATGCCGACCTCTCCTCCCTGCGGGTGAGTgggggaaagtgggggggggggg from Harpia harpyja isolate bHarHar1 unplaced genomic scaffold, bHarHar1 primary haplotype scaffold_328, whole genome shotgun sequence includes these protein-coding regions:
- the LOC128138305 gene encoding LOW QUALITY PROTEIN: proteasome subunit beta type-6-like (The sequence of the model RefSeq protein was modified relative to this genomic sequence to represent the inferred CDS: deleted 1 base in 1 codon), with amino-acid sequence MAAVTVRAAAAEPWAGPGAAVPQREWTSEPVSTGTTIMAVEFDGGVVIGADSRTTTGSYVANRVTDKLTPVHDRIFCCRSGSAADTQAVADAVAYQLAFHSVELEEPPRVRTAARLFQQTCYRYREELSAGIIVAGWDPRRGGQVYVVPMGGLLLRQPFAVGGSGSSYIYGFLDAAFRPGMSRPQCQEFVARALALAMARDGSSGGVIRLAAITQAGVERRVLAGPDLPGGDGGPPRLRGHPQTWGGTRRGRRRRGGGRTGQ